GAGCGACTATTCGGGTTCCAGGTTCGAGTCCGCCAGGCGCGGTGCCGGAGCGCTCCTCTCCGGCGCTCTCAGCGCGCTGATCATCGTGGTCGGCATGGTCGCGGTCATGTGGGTGGTCGAGGGGGTCGACTTCTTCGTCGGCGGCGCGCTCGACTACCAGTTCGGCATCGTCGGCTGGGACCCTGACGGCCTGGTGGGCATCCTCTTCGCGCCCTTCCTGCACGGCGGCTTCGGCCACCTGATGGCCAACTCGGTGCCGCTGCTGGTGCTGGGCTTCCTGGCCGGGCTGCGTGACGTGCGCAAGTTCCTCTGGGCCACCGTGCTGATCGTCTTCATCGGCGGCCTGGGCACCTGGGTGACCAGCCCCATGGTGCTGACGATCGGGGCGAGCGGGCTGGTGTTCGGCTACTTCGGCTACATCCTGGCGCGCGGCCTGTTCGACCGCAGGCTCCTCGACATCGTCATCGGCATCGGCGTGGGCATCGCGTACTGGGGGATCCTGGCGGGGCTGCTGCCGAACCAGGAGGGCATCTCCTGGCAGGGGCACCTGTTCGGGCTCATCGGCGGCGTGGTGGCCGCGTGGGTGCTGCGGCGCAAGCGGCGTGAGGTGGCGCCCGCGAACCCGTACTCGTTCTGACAAGAATTGTTCATGTTTCTCCCCATCTCGGGACCTTAGCCCGTACGGGGGCAGGCGTCGGTCAGAGCTGCTGAAGGACGGGAGCGCTGACCATGTCGAACAAGTTGCGCATTGCCTTTGCCCTGCTCGCGGGGTACTTCCTCGGCCGGCGCCGTAAGCTGCGCATGGCCGCGGCACTGGCCGCGGCCGGGATGGCCGGGCGCGCCCGCGGTGGCAAGGGCGGGGGCGGCGGCGGTGGCCTGCTGTCGCAGGGGATCAAGAGCCTCACCTCCTCCGCGGACGTGGCGCCGATCGTGGACCGCCTGCGTGGCGATCTGCTCCAGGTCGGCAAGGCGGCGGCGGTGGCCGCGGCCGGCAGGCAGATCGACTCCCTGAGCGACAAGCTGCACGAGCGCGCGGAGTCGCTGCGGTCGCCGGGGCAGGAGCCCGGTGGCGACGCGGACCAGGCGCAGTCGCGGGACGAGTCCGACGACACCGGCGAGTCCCAGAACACGGGCAAGTCCCAGAACACCGGCGAGTCCGAGGACGCCGACGAGTCCGAGCGTCAGGACACCGGCGAGGACGAGCCCGAGGACTACGGCGAGGACCACGGCGAGGAGCCGGAAGCGGAGGCCCGGGAGCCGGAGGAGAGCGAGAGGACCCAGCGGCGGCCCCGCATGCTGCGACGGACCCGCCGGCCTGTGAGGGGGAGCAGCCATGGCTGAGTCAGAAGTCGGGCGAGCCAGAAGGGCGGCCAGGGCGGCCGGCCGGGCCGGGACGGGGAGCGCCAAAAGGTCCGCGGGCGCGGGCCGGCGCCTGGCCGCCGCGGCGAGGAGCACGGAGGACCAGCCGGACCAGCCGGACCGTGGGGCGAGCGACCCGGACGAGCGGCCGGAGAGCCCGGCAAAGGGCACGAACGATGCCGGGAAGGACACCGGTGGTGG
The nucleotide sequence above comes from Nonomuraea gerenzanensis. Encoded proteins:
- a CDS encoding rhomboid family intramembrane serine protease, with the protein product MSDYSGSRFESARRGAGALLSGALSALIIVVGMVAVMWVVEGVDFFVGGALDYQFGIVGWDPDGLVGILFAPFLHGGFGHLMANSVPLLVLGFLAGLRDVRKFLWATVLIVFIGGLGTWVTSPMVLTIGASGLVFGYFGYILARGLFDRRLLDIVIGIGVGIAYWGILAGLLPNQEGISWQGHLFGLIGGVVAAWVLRRKRREVAPANPYSF